From one Mytilus edulis chromosome 1, xbMytEdul2.2, whole genome shotgun sequence genomic stretch:
- the LOC139519821 gene encoding uncharacterized protein, whose protein sequence is MYLKKMTYHGKTWSSILMDSCNVMRGSKSGLETSIRSQKAPHLLDVDGDTCHHVHNSAKAFCKPFDGFIEQLYNDLFNDFKWSPDLREFFQEICAMLNIKFTMPQRYVGHRWLSVYDVTVDTLRLFDGYTVFYVPWIDEKIRHKYLISVVEVYHRLGVSESSRARILEIRKWIMWSQCPLK, encoded by the exons atgtatttgaaaaaaatgacatacCATGGAAAAACTTGGTCATCAATCTTAATGGATTCATGCAACGTCATGCGTGGTTCGAAATCTGGACTTGAGACCAGTATTAGAAGTCAGAAGGCTCCACACCTATTGGATGTTGATGGCGATACTTGTCATCATGTTCATAACTCAGCCAAAGCATTCTGCAAGCCATTTGATGGATTTATAGAACAGCTAtacaatgacttgtttaatgaTTTCAAGTGGTCTCCAGATTTAAGAGAGTTTTTTCAAGAAATTTGTGCAATGCTCAACATTAAGTTTACCATGCCTCAAAGATATGTAGGTCACAGATGGCTTTCAGTTTACGATGTCACAGTAGATACTCTTAGACTTTTTGATGGATACACTGTGTTTTATGTGCCATGGATAGATGAAAAGATTCGTCACAAATACCTGATATCTGTTGTGGAAGTGTACCACAGGTTAGGTGTATCAGAGTCATCCAGAGCCAGGATTTTAGAAATAAGAAAG tggATAATGTGGAGTCAATGTCCATTAAAATAA